In one window of Hugenholtzia roseola DSM 9546 DNA:
- a CDS encoding gliding motility-associated C-terminal domain-containing protein encodes MRTTKPPLPFALPLSIRDWVGLSLLLCVFFVHNTIKAQINTFPHYQNFDAANGGWTSSLPDTWQWGNPNKVYLDDDATGGGNCWVTYLDFNYENNAFWTLETPIIDFSAFPTAASLPILGFDHAFITAGTGNLDGLFIEYTTDGVTWSLLDEPTALQWYNDAANDWWDGTSTAVLGAKWNTSLTSLPAALAGQATVRFRFVLQSNAFTNNEGWAIDNFSLTQEPDAAITQIVSVASGVYVDLTNSETISITIQNQGGGVLTDPTVSYTLSGVNQTVTITETIAGLSLNPLETHTYNFTAPANMIFLGDYLLQVSIDPTANEQNLNNNSLTANITHFNYDVNANCDQTLSFAYYDWDDGTLQGWVADPIPATVIIGDGWEVATPLFPATVTASSPPFALVTNGDGDFARLNNGTSRVTSPTYDLSTYTSDPDFRFKLLVASNNFDVMWVEYSFDNGTTWQYLDQIPLSTNWYNQAASTVGNNLTGGLTANTDHPGGVVPPLSWGGGDGGGGLGYPTWTDVSRPLIGFAGQAQVKLRFVFFSTSTVEGAGWAIDDAVIGCMSADVPTINFTATPQCEGVLLDWTVTNAATATAFSVQRTEDLTGATGWIEIAHTPTNVFSFLDLSAQPDITYRYRIVFEYADGMYDVSTPLNVTVTNPPLDLGADVVACDEHNLQAPAGFAIYEWRKGADLLPNNTRNLTVTETGTYSVRVETAQGCEQTDEIYIEINPTPTLDLGADIEACIDDAPITLTAPTGFASYQWRRNGSLVAGQNGNTLEVSQSGLYRLTIESDAGCSTFDEVQVTINDPNVDLGADVFSCVDVTLTVPSTFATYTWTLPDGTTVTDVNSITATESGLYSLTVTTNGGCSSSDEVNIDISQTTTEISPNTEQNICPGQEITFTATGNADTYSFRRNGIEIGTGTTLTFAPWDDDEIWVVGTVTATGCIAVSEKVKINHYAVPTVDIGVDRFKCVGDTAIIVATMPEPTNFIYDWRKYDFDNDIWAQVGNGNDTLFALDTGWYKVRLQNVTTGCEGFSNAIFLYDYDTLKVDIGKDRYVCDPSDLPFRLVAADLSHPNSVVYEWYETGDNTILGTDSTYDVPQEGFYSVIVKDLLRGCEVRDTVRIQLKPDPDFEIIGHDDFLCGEKDTLYLEVTNIENYLIAWNGVGVETVAANGLSAIVNRSGTYTVTVTDTTFGTICSTSKSVDVNVKPKIILDLEDDEIVACQTDTLRFDAFNFTHEPDYEYLWRNLATAEVVSDNSNVEIVFEDSYTPTRFEIQVTDAAGCQVRDTITVRFERQSQVEILETYAQAACAGETINLTAQGADTYTWSASYGSISGTGANATFSSDSAGIFQIIVKGGFPTGCPESSDTVSVRILNNPTLNLPTEIVLCESDSVTLSAFLPTHQPRYQYEWRDAAGSLLSDSVVYTFSFDKLAEPTYEPQSYQVRVFDEVLGATCEAISEITVRFTRQSQVEIVALDTVTCIGDSIVLQAQGGDSFAWYERNGLVDSLISTQNSVTVSRSKAGLYPYILRGTYEGSVCDSTESIIWLEFVAPPVVSLNQPDTVSICTTDSLLLIASGAVRYEWLHAPNLANDSLTVRPNDTTLYVVKGYNETGCFSYDSVVVLVQPKVELGEPREYCEGERDTLRVLRPQGAEFLWSTGERGDSLVIFRSGTYILTVSIGECSYRDTLEVRYRNLPRLSLKDTTLCFEDSLYGQRVSYQYGVSVLNYDSTATYAYVWQDAEGNIISTDSLVEIGQGGAYQVSVTATYDKGCAAQTAMLIEEVCPPTLYIPDAFSPNADGLNDEWKIFGSYWSNMRIRVYNAWGQLVWYANYRDDKDSVKWWDGTHNGKHVPTGVYLYELTFTPKNAPSRTLVRSGKVSIVK; translated from the coding sequence ATGAGAACAACAAAACCCCCACTGCCTTTTGCCTTGCCCCTTTCCATCAGAGATTGGGTAGGATTGAGTTTGCTCCTCTGTGTCTTTTTTGTTCATAACACTATCAAGGCTCAAATCAATACCTTTCCACACTATCAAAATTTTGATGCCGCCAACGGAGGCTGGACAAGCTCTCTCCCTGATACTTGGCAATGGGGCAATCCTAATAAAGTTTATTTAGACGACGACGCAACAGGGGGCGGAAATTGTTGGGTTACCTATCTGGATTTCAACTACGAAAACAACGCCTTCTGGACATTAGAAACGCCCATTATTGATTTTTCAGCCTTCCCTACGGCGGCTTCGCTGCCCATTTTGGGTTTTGACCATGCCTTTATTACGGCAGGAACGGGAAATTTGGACGGACTCTTTATAGAATATACCACAGATGGCGTTACTTGGTCGTTATTAGATGAACCTACGGCGTTACAATGGTACAATGATGCCGCCAACGACTGGTGGGACGGCACTTCTACTGCCGTTTTGGGAGCAAAATGGAATACTTCTCTCACTTCGCTGCCTGCGGCTTTGGCAGGACAGGCGACGGTGCGCTTTCGCTTCGTACTGCAAAGCAATGCTTTTACCAACAACGAAGGTTGGGCAATAGATAATTTCTCGCTCACCCAAGAACCTGATGCCGCCATTACACAGATTGTCAGTGTGGCTTCGGGCGTATATGTAGATTTGACCAATAGCGAAACCATTTCTATTACGATTCAAAATCAGGGCGGCGGTGTGCTAACAGACCCTACCGTTTCTTATACCCTTTCAGGCGTAAATCAGACCGTAACCATTACCGAAACGATTGCAGGACTTTCTCTCAATCCTTTGGAAACACATACCTACAATTTTACTGCGCCTGCCAATATGATTTTTTTGGGCGACTACCTCTTGCAAGTTAGTATAGACCCTACTGCGAATGAGCAGAATTTAAATAACAATTCCCTAACGGCAAATATTACGCACTTCAATTATGATGTAAATGCAAATTGCGACCAAACCCTCTCTTTCGCCTATTACGATTGGGACGACGGCACGCTGCAAGGCTGGGTAGCAGACCCCATACCTGCCACTGTAATCATAGGCGACGGCTGGGAAGTTGCTACGCCGCTTTTCCCAGCAACTGTTACGGCAAGTTCGCCACCTTTTGCCTTAGTAACCAACGGAGATGGCGACTTTGCACGCCTCAATAATGGCACTTCGCGCGTAACTTCGCCTACCTATGACCTTTCTACTTATACTTCTGACCCCGATTTTCGCTTTAAATTGCTTGTGGCAAGCAATAATTTTGATGTCATGTGGGTAGAATATTCTTTCGACAATGGCACCACTTGGCAGTATTTAGACCAAATTCCACTTAGCACCAACTGGTACAATCAGGCAGCCTCCACTGTCGGAAACAACCTGACAGGTGGCTTAACTGCCAATACCGACCACCCCGGCGGCGTTGTTCCGCCCCTTTCTTGGGGAGGGGGAGATGGCGGCGGCGGCTTGGGCTACCCCACATGGACGGACGTTTCGCGCCCTCTTATCGGTTTTGCAGGGCAGGCGCAGGTAAAATTGCGCTTTGTTTTCTTCTCTACCTCGACCGTAGAAGGTGCAGGTTGGGCGATTGATGATGCCGTTATCGGTTGTATGAGTGCAGACGTGCCTACTATTAATTTCACCGCTACGCCGCAGTGTGAGGGCGTATTGCTGGATTGGACTGTTACAAATGCAGCCACAGCGACGGCTTTTTCCGTCCAAAGAACGGAAGATTTGACAGGCGCGACAGGTTGGATAGAAATTGCGCACACCCCTACCAACGTGTTTAGTTTTTTAGACCTTTCGGCACAACCAGATATTACCTACCGCTACCGCATTGTTTTTGAATATGCCGATGGCATGTATGATGTTTCTACGCCGCTCAATGTTACAGTAACCAATCCGCCTCTTGATTTGGGGGCAGATGTCGTGGCTTGCGACGAGCATAATTTACAAGCCCCTGCGGGCTTTGCCATTTATGAGTGGCGAAAAGGAGCAGACTTGCTGCCCAATAATACGCGAAACCTGACCGTAACCGAAACAGGAACTTATAGTGTGCGTGTGGAAACGGCACAAGGTTGCGAACAAACCGACGAAATTTACATCGAAATCAATCCTACGCCGACTTTGGATTTGGGTGCAGATATAGAGGCTTGTATCGATGACGCGCCCATTACGCTGACTGCCCCGACGGGTTTTGCTTCTTACCAGTGGCGCAGAAATGGCTCTTTGGTGGCAGGTCAGAATGGCAATACGTTGGAGGTTTCTCAATCGGGCTTGTATCGCCTGACCATTGAATCTGACGCAGGTTGTAGCACCTTCGACGAGGTACAGGTTACAATCAATGACCCTAATGTGGATTTGGGTGCAGATGTTTTCTCCTGTGTAGATGTTACGCTTACCGTTCCTTCTACTTTTGCTACCTATACTTGGACGCTGCCCGACGGCACGACGGTAACAGATGTTAATAGCATAACTGCCACAGAATCAGGCTTGTATAGTCTAACCGTTACCACCAACGGGGGCTGTAGCTCCTCCGACGAGGTCAATATAGATATTTCACAAACCACAACAGAAATTAGTCCGAATACCGAACAAAATATCTGCCCTGGTCAAGAAATTACCTTTACCGCCACAGGAAACGCCGATACGTATAGCTTCCGCAGAAATGGCATCGAGATTGGCACAGGCACAACTCTGACTTTCGCGCCTTGGGACGACGACGAAATTTGGGTAGTCGGAACGGTTACTGCCACAGGTTGTATTGCCGTTAGTGAGAAAGTTAAAATCAATCACTATGCTGTTCCTACGGTTGATATCGGCGTAGATAGGTTTAAATGTGTAGGCGATACGGCAATTATCGTCGCGACGATGCCCGAACCTACTAATTTTATCTATGATTGGCGCAAATATGATTTTGATAATGATATTTGGGCGCAAGTAGGAAATGGCAACGATACCCTTTTTGCCTTAGATACAGGTTGGTATAAAGTTCGTTTGCAGAATGTTACAACAGGTTGCGAAGGCTTTTCTAATGCCATTTTCCTCTACGATTACGACACTTTAAAAGTGGATATTGGTAAGGATAGATATGTTTGCGACCCTTCCGATTTGCCTTTCCGCTTAGTGGCTGCCGACCTTTCGCACCCCAATAGCGTCGTCTATGAATGGTATGAAACGGGCGATAATACCATTTTGGGTACAGATTCTACCTATGATGTGCCACAAGAAGGCTTCTATTCCGTCATTGTCAAAGACCTTTTGCGCGGCTGCGAAGTGCGCGATACCGTCCGAATCCAACTCAAACCCGACCCTGATTTTGAGATTATCGGACATGATGATTTTCTTTGTGGTGAAAAAGATACTTTGTATTTGGAAGTTACCAATATTGAAAACTACCTTATCGCTTGGAACGGCGTGGGCGTAGAAACGGTAGCGGCTAATGGTTTGAGTGCGATTGTCAACCGCAGCGGCACTTATACAGTTACGGTTACGGATACTACTTTTGGTACAATTTGTAGTACAAGTAAAAGTGTAGATGTAAATGTAAAGCCTAAAATTATTTTAGACCTTGAAGATGATGAAATTGTCGCCTGTCAAACCGATACGCTTCGTTTTGATGCCTTCAATTTCACCCATGAGCCTGACTATGAATACCTTTGGCGAAATTTAGCCACAGCAGAAGTGGTATCTGATAATTCAAACGTTGAAATTGTTTTTGAAGATAGCTACACGCCCACACGCTTCGAAATTCAGGTTACCGACGCGGCAGGTTGTCAGGTGCGCGATACAATTACCGTCCGTTTCGAGCGGCAGTCGCAAGTGGAAATTTTGGAAACTTATGCCCAAGCTGCTTGTGCAGGCGAAACCATCAACCTAACAGCACAGGGCGCGGATACCTACACGTGGTCGGCTTCTTATGGCAGCATTTCAGGCACAGGCGCAAATGCAACTTTCTCTTCTGATAGTGCAGGAATATTTCAAATTATTGTCAAAGGTGGCTTCCCAACAGGTTGTCCTGAAAGCAGCGATACCGTTTCGGTCAGAATTTTAAACAATCCTACTTTAAATTTGCCTACTGAAATTGTACTTTGCGAGTCGGATAGTGTTACTTTATCTGCCTTTTTGCCTACCCATCAGCCCCGTTATCAATACGAGTGGCGTGATGCAGCAGGCAGTTTGTTGTCGGATAGCGTTGTTTATACCTTCTCTTTTGATAAATTAGCCGAACCAACTTATGAACCACAGAGCTATCAAGTGCGCGTCTTTGACGAGGTCTTGGGAGCTACTTGTGAGGCAATTTCGGAAATAACAGTGCGCTTTACCCGCCAATCGCAGGTAGAAATTGTCGCCTTAGATACGGTAACTTGTATCGGCGATAGTATCGTTTTGCAGGCACAAGGCGGCGATAGTTTCGCTTGGTATGAGCGAAATGGTTTGGTAGATAGTTTGATTTCTACTCAAAATTCTGTAACGGTAAGTCGTTCAAAAGCAGGGCTTTACCCCTACATTTTGCGCGGCACTTACGAGGGCAGCGTTTGCGATAGTACAGAAAGTATAATATGGTTGGAATTTGTTGCGCCCCCTGTGGTGAGCCTCAATCAGCCCGATACGGTCAGCATTTGCACCACCGATAGCCTGCTGCTTATTGCCAGCGGTGCGGTGCGTTATGAGTGGCTGCACGCGCCCAATCTTGCCAATGACAGCCTGACGGTCAGACCCAACGACACGACGCTTTATGTCGTAAAAGGTTACAATGAAACAGGTTGTTTTAGTTATGATAGTGTGGTAGTTTTGGTACAACCCAAAGTAGAGTTGGGCGAGCCACGCGAATATTGCGAAGGCGAGCGCGATACCTTGCGCGTATTGCGTCCGCAGGGAGCAGAATTTTTGTGGAGTACAGGTGAAAGGGGCGATAGCTTGGTTATTTTCCGAAGCGGCACTTATATCCTAACCGTAAGCATTGGCGAGTGTAGCTATCGCGATACCTTAGAAGTTCGTTATAGAAATTTACCCAGATTATCGTTAAAAGACACAACTTTGTGCTTTGAAGATAGCCTCTATGGGCAGCGCGTAAGCTATCAATATGGCGTTTCGGTGCTAAATTACGATAGCACAGCCACTTATGCCTATGTGTGGCAAGATGCAGAAGGGAATATCATCAGCACCGATTCGCTGGTCGAAATTGGGCAGGGCGGCGCGTATCAAGTCAGTGTAACCGCCACTTACGACAAGGGTTGTGCCGCACAAACGGCAATGCTTATCGAGGAAGTGTGTCCGCCGACGCTTTACATTCCCGATGCCTTCTCACCCAACGCCGATGGTTTGAATGATGAATGGAAAATCTTTGGCTCTTATTGGTCTAATATGCGAATTAGAGTCTATAACGCTTGGGGGCAATTAGTTTGGTATGCCAACTATCGCGACGACAAAGACAGCGTAAAATGGTGGGACGGCACGCACAACGGAAAACACGTTCCAACAGGCGTTTATCTCTACGAGCTGACTTTCACACCCAAAAATGCACCCAGTAGAACACTTGTTAGGTCAGGGAAAGTTTCTATTGTAAAGTAA